A stretch of the Aegilops tauschii subsp. strangulata cultivar AL8/78 chromosome 4, Aet v6.0, whole genome shotgun sequence genome encodes the following:
- the LOC109739435 gene encoding probable nicotianamine synthase 6, with amino-acid sequence MDAQNKEVAALVHKITGLHAAIAKLPSLSPSPDVDALFTDLVTACVPPSPVDVTKLGPEAQEMREGLIRLCSEAEGKLEAHYSDMLAAFDNPLDHLGIFPYYSNYINLSKLEYELLARYVPGGIAPARVAFIGSGPLPFSSYVLAARHLPDTMFDNYDLCGAANDRASKLFRADKDVGARMSFHTADVADLAGELAAYDVVFLAALVGMAAEDKAKVIAHLGAHMADGAALVVRSAHGARGFLYPIVDPQDIGRGGFEVLAVCHPDDDVVNSVIIAQKSKDMHANEHRNGRGGQYARGTVPVVSPPCRFGEMVADAAQKREEFANAEVAF; translated from the coding sequence ATGGATGCCCAGAACAAGGAGGTCGCCGCCCTGGTCCACAAGATCACCGGCCTCCACGCCGCCATCGCCAAGCTGCCGTCCCTCAGCCCATCCCCCGACGTCGACGCGCTCTTCACCGACCTGGTCACCGCGTGCGTCCCCCCGAGCCCCGTGGACGTGACCAAGCTCGGCCCGGAGGCGCAGGAGATGCGGGAGGGCCTCATCCGCCTCTGCTCCGAGGCCGAGGGGAAGCTGGAGGCGCACTACTCCGACATGCTCGCCGCCTTCGACAACCCGCTCGACCACCTCGGCATCTTCCCCTACTACAGCAACTACATCAACCTCAGCAAGCTGGAGTACGAGCTCCTGGCGCGCTACGTGCCCGGCGGCATCGCCCCGGCCCGCGTCGCCTTCATCGGCTCCGGCCCGCTGCCGTTCAGCTCCTACGTCCTCGCCGCCCGCCACCTGCCCGACACCATGTTCGACAACTACGACCTGTGCGGCGCGGCCAACGACCGCGCGAGCAAGCTGTTCCGCGCCGACAAGGACGTGGGCGCCCGCATGTCGTTCCACACCGCCGACGTCGCGGACCTCGCCGGCGAGCTCGCCGCGTACGACGTCGTCTTCCTGGCCGCGCTCGTGGGCATGGCTGCCGAGGACAAGGCCAAGGTGATCGCGCACCTCGGCGCGCACATGGCGGACGGGGCGGCCCTCGTCGTGCGCAGCGCGCACGGCGCGCGTGGGTTCCTGTACCCGATCGTCGATCCCCAGGACATCGGCCGAGGCGGGTTCGAGGTGCTGGCCGTGTGTCACCCCGACGACGACGTGGTGAACTCCGTCATCATCGCACAGAAGTCCAAGGACATGCATGCCAATGAACATCGCAACGGGCGTGGTGGACAGTACGCGCGGGGCACGGTGCCGGTGGTGAGCCCGCCGTGCAGGTTCGGCGAGATGGTGGCGGACGCGGCCCAGAAGAGAGAGGAGTTCGCCAACGCTGAAGTGGCCTTCTGA
- the LOC109739434 gene encoding probable glutamyl endopeptidase, chloroplastic isoform X2, whose amino-acid sequence MSALSILHRACLRLALLPLPLAPLRAPLRSSSLPRPLRLPRRTAMSSAASRMSHIAAAAASGESNQPAAAGAAASGLGQEDDDLSLGYRLPPKEIQDIVDAPPLPVLSFSPSKDKILFLKRRALPPLSDLAKPEEKLAGVRIDGHSNTRSRMSSYTGIGIHKLMDDGTLGPEKVVHGYPEGAKINFVTWSHDGRNLSFSVRVEEEDNKISKLRVWIADVESGEARPLFKSPDIYLNAIFDSFVWVDNSTLLVCTIPVSRGALPQKPSVPSGPKIQSNETKNVVQVRTFQDLLKDEYDADLFDYYATSQLMLVSLDGTVKPMGPPAVYTSIDPSPDDKYLMLSSIHRPYSYIVPCGRFPKRVELWTADGKFIRELCDLPLAEDIPIATSSVRKGKRSIYWRPDKPSTLYWVETQDGGDAKVEVSPRDIVYMENAEPINGEQPEILHKLDLRYGGISWCDESLALVYESWYKTRKTRTWVVAPDKKDVSPCILFDRSSEDVYSDPGSPMLRRTAMGTYVIAKVNKQDESTYLLLNGMGATPEGNVPFLDLFDINTGSKERIWESDKEKYFETVVALMSDKIDGDLPLDQLKILTSKESKTENTQYYLQIWPEKKQVQITNFPHPYPQLASLYKEMIRYQRKDGVQLTAKLYLPPGYDQSKDGPLPCLVWSYPGEFKSKDAAGQVRGSPNEFSGIGATSPLLWLARGFAILSGPTIPIVGEGDVEANDSYVEQLVTSAEAAVEEVVRRGVVHPDKIAVGGHSYGAFMTANLLAHAPHLFCCGIARSGAYNRTLTPFGFQNEDRTLWEATNTYVEMSPFMSANKIKRPILLIHGEQDNNSGTLTMQSDRFFNALKGHGVQSRLVILPFESHGYSARESIMHVLWESDRWLQKYCVNGTSKADSETAADGESKTLAASGGGAAPEGLSSDGFSSIPRSLL is encoded by the exons ATGTCCGCCCTTTCCATCCTCCACAGGGCTTGCCTCCGACTCGCCCTGCTCCCGCTCCCGCTCGCGCCTCTGCGCGCTCCCCTTCGCTCCTCTAGTCTTCCGCGGCCGCTCCGCCTGCCTCGCCGGACCGCCATGAGCTCCGCCGCCTCCAGGATGTcccacatcgccgccgccgcagcctccGGGGAGTCCAAtcagccggcggcggcgggggcggctgcGTCCGGCTTGGGCCAGGAAGACGACG ATCTTTCATTGGGCTACCGCCTTCCCCCCAAAGAAATACAGGACATTGTTGATGCACCGCCACTTCCTGTTTTGTCGTTCTCACCAAGCAAAGACAAGATTCTATTTCTCAAACGTCGAGCGCTTCCACCACTATCTGATCTCGCAAAGCCTGAGGAGAAACTTGCTGGTGTGAGGATTGATGGCCATTCTAATACTAGAAGTCGAAT GTCTTCCTACACTGGAATAGGTATCCATAAGCTAATGGATGATGGAACTTTGGGCCCAGAGAAGGTGGTCCATGGATACCCTGAAGGAGCAAAGATTAATTTTGTTACCTG GTCACATGACGGTCGTAATCTATCATTCAGTGTTCGAGTTGAAGAG GAGGACAACAAAATCAGCAAGCTAAGGGTATGGATTGCAGACGTGGAATCTGGAGAAGCACGACCACTTTTTAAATCTCCTGATATATACTTGAATGCTATTTTTGACAG CTTTGTATGGGTTGATAACTCTACTTTGTTAGTCTGCACCATCCCTGTATCACGTGGAGCTCTACCACAGAAGCCATCAGTTCCATCTGGTCCAAAAATTCAGTCTAATGAGACAAAGAATGTGGTCCAAGTGAGAACATTCCAGGATCTTCTGAAAGATGAATATGATGCTGATTTATTTGATTACTATGCAACCTCACAGCTCATGTTGGTCTCTTTGGATGGAACTGTGAAGCCAATGGGGCCTCCTGCTGTATACACATCCATTGATCCATCACCAGATGACAAATATTTGATGCTTTCTTCTATCCACCGTCCATATTCCTATATTGTACCCTGTGGAAGGTTTCCAAAGAGAGTTGAATTATGGACTGCAGATGGTAAGTTTATTAGGGAACTTTGTGACTTGCCCCTTGCAGAGGACATACCAATTGCGACGAGCAGCGTGCGCAAGGGAAAACGTTCAATCTATTGGAGGCCAGACAAACCTTCAACTTTGTATTG GGTGGAGACACAGGATGGTGGAGATGCAAAGGTTGAAGTTTCACCACGTGACATAGTTTACATGGAAAATGCTGAGCCCATAAATGGCGAACAACCAGAAATTCTACATAAACTTGACCTCCGATATGG AGGAATCTCTTGGTGTGATGAATCTCTTGCTTTGGTGTATGAATCATGGTACAAAACTCGGAAAACAAGAACATGGGTGGTTGCTCCAGACAAGAAAGATGTCAGTCCGTGCATTTTATTTGACAGATCTTCAGAAGATGTGTACTCTGATCCTGGTTCGCCAATGCTGCGAAGAACTGCCATGGGAACATATGTTATTGCAAAGGTTAATAAACAAGATGAAAGTACTTACCTCTTGCTGAATGGAATGGGTGCCACACCAGAAGGAAACGTTCCATTCCTTGACTTGTTTGATAT aaacaCTGGAAGTAAAGAGCGAATATGGGAAAGTGACAAGGAAAAATACTTTGAAACTGTTGTTGCCTTGATGTCAGACAAAATTGATGGGGACCTTCCCCTTGACCAGTTAAAGATACTTACATCAAAAGAATCAAAAACAGAAAATACACAATATTACCTACAAATTTGGCCGGAAAAGAAGCAAGTTCAGATTACAAATTTTCCCCACCCATACCCCCAGCTTGCTTCATTGTATAAGGAAATGATAAGGTACCAGCGCAAAGATGGGGTTCAACTTACAGCAAAGTTGTATCTACCTCCAGGTTATGATCAATCAAAAGATGGACCTTTGCCATGTTTAGTTTGGTCATACCCTGGTGAGTTTAAAAGCAAAGATGCTGCGGGACAAGTACGTGGTTCCCCTAATGAGTTTTCAGGGATTGGTGCTACATCTCCTCTTCTTTGGTTGGCTAGAGG GTTTGCTATTCTTTCAGGTCCGACAATCCCGATTGTTGGTGAAGGTGATGTAGAGGCGAACGACAG TTATGTGGAACAGCTAGTAACTAGTGCAGAGGCTGCCGTCGAGGAAGTTGTCAGGAGAGGG GTGGTCCATCCTGATAAAATAGCTGTTGGCGGTCATTCGTATGGTGCATTCATGACAGCAAATCTCTTAGCTCATGCTCCTCATCTTTTCTGCTGTGGAATTGCTCGTTCCGGAGCTTACAACAGGACGTTAACTCCATTTGGGTTTCAG AATGAGGACAGAACGCTTTGGGAGGCAACTAACACCTATGTGGAGATGAGCCCTTTCATGTCGGCTAACAAAATCAAGAGACCAATATTACTTATTCATGGGGAGCAAGACAACAATTCTGGAACACTGACAATGCAG TCGGACCGATTCTTCAATGCGTTGAAGGGTCACGGTGTACAGTCTCGTTTGGTAATACTTCCTTTTGAAAGCCATGGGTACTCTGCCAGGGAGAGCATTATGCACGTGCTTTGGGAGTCGGACAGGTGGCTGCAGAAGTACTGTGTAAACGGCACTAGCAAGGCTGATTCAGAGACAGCAGCTGATGGAGAAAGTAAAACATTGGCAGCCAGTGGTGGTGGAGCAGCACCTGAAGGTCTAAGCTCCGACGGATTCTCATCAATCCCACGATCGCTTCTGTG A
- the LOC109739434 gene encoding probable glutamyl endopeptidase, chloroplastic isoform X1 — MSALSILHRACLRLALLPLPLAPLRAPLRSSSLPRPLRLPRRTAMSSAASRMSHIAAAAASGESNQPAAAGAAASGLGQEDDDLSLGYRLPPKEIQDIVDAPPLPVLSFSPSKDKILFLKRRALPPLSDLAKPEEKLAGVRIDGHSNTRSRMSSYTGIGIHKLMDDGTLGPEKVVHGYPEGAKINFVTWSHDGRNLSFSVRVEEEDNKISKLRVWIADVESGEARPLFKSPDIYLNAIFDSFVWVDNSTLLVCTIPVSRGALPQKPSVPSGPKIQSNETKNVVQVRTFQDLLKDEYDADLFDYYATSQLMLVSLDGTVKPMGPPAVYTSIDPSPDDKYLMLSSIHRPYSYIVPCGRFPKRVELWTADGKFIRELCDLPLAEDIPIATSSVRKGKRSIYWRPDKPSTLYWVETQDGGDAKVEVSPRDIVYMENAEPINGEQPEILHKLDLRYGGISWCDESLALVYESWYKTRKTRTWVVAPDKKDVSPCILFDRSSEDVYSDPGSPMLRRTAMGTYVIAKVNKQDESTYLLLNGMGATPEGNVPFLDLFDINTGSKERIWESDKEKYFETVVALMSDKIDGDLPLDQLKILTSKESKTENTQYYLQIWPEKKQVQITNFPHPYPQLASLYKEMIRYQRKDGVQLTAKLYLPPGYDQSKDGPLPCLVWSYPGEFKSKDAAGQVRGSPNEFSGIGATSPLLWLARGFAILSGPTIPIVGEGDVEANDSYVEQLVTSAEAAVEEVVRRGVVHPDKIAVGGHSYGAFMTANLLAHAPHLFCCGIARSGAYNRTLTPFGFQNEDRTLWEATNTYVEMSPFMSANKIKRPILLIHGEQDNNSGTLTMQSDRFFNALKGHGVQSRLVILPFESHGYSARESIMHVLWESDRWLQKYCVNGTSKADSETAADGESKTLAASGGGAAPEGLSSDGFSSIPRSLLW, encoded by the exons ATGTCCGCCCTTTCCATCCTCCACAGGGCTTGCCTCCGACTCGCCCTGCTCCCGCTCCCGCTCGCGCCTCTGCGCGCTCCCCTTCGCTCCTCTAGTCTTCCGCGGCCGCTCCGCCTGCCTCGCCGGACCGCCATGAGCTCCGCCGCCTCCAGGATGTcccacatcgccgccgccgcagcctccGGGGAGTCCAAtcagccggcggcggcgggggcggctgcGTCCGGCTTGGGCCAGGAAGACGACG ATCTTTCATTGGGCTACCGCCTTCCCCCCAAAGAAATACAGGACATTGTTGATGCACCGCCACTTCCTGTTTTGTCGTTCTCACCAAGCAAAGACAAGATTCTATTTCTCAAACGTCGAGCGCTTCCACCACTATCTGATCTCGCAAAGCCTGAGGAGAAACTTGCTGGTGTGAGGATTGATGGCCATTCTAATACTAGAAGTCGAAT GTCTTCCTACACTGGAATAGGTATCCATAAGCTAATGGATGATGGAACTTTGGGCCCAGAGAAGGTGGTCCATGGATACCCTGAAGGAGCAAAGATTAATTTTGTTACCTG GTCACATGACGGTCGTAATCTATCATTCAGTGTTCGAGTTGAAGAG GAGGACAACAAAATCAGCAAGCTAAGGGTATGGATTGCAGACGTGGAATCTGGAGAAGCACGACCACTTTTTAAATCTCCTGATATATACTTGAATGCTATTTTTGACAG CTTTGTATGGGTTGATAACTCTACTTTGTTAGTCTGCACCATCCCTGTATCACGTGGAGCTCTACCACAGAAGCCATCAGTTCCATCTGGTCCAAAAATTCAGTCTAATGAGACAAAGAATGTGGTCCAAGTGAGAACATTCCAGGATCTTCTGAAAGATGAATATGATGCTGATTTATTTGATTACTATGCAACCTCACAGCTCATGTTGGTCTCTTTGGATGGAACTGTGAAGCCAATGGGGCCTCCTGCTGTATACACATCCATTGATCCATCACCAGATGACAAATATTTGATGCTTTCTTCTATCCACCGTCCATATTCCTATATTGTACCCTGTGGAAGGTTTCCAAAGAGAGTTGAATTATGGACTGCAGATGGTAAGTTTATTAGGGAACTTTGTGACTTGCCCCTTGCAGAGGACATACCAATTGCGACGAGCAGCGTGCGCAAGGGAAAACGTTCAATCTATTGGAGGCCAGACAAACCTTCAACTTTGTATTG GGTGGAGACACAGGATGGTGGAGATGCAAAGGTTGAAGTTTCACCACGTGACATAGTTTACATGGAAAATGCTGAGCCCATAAATGGCGAACAACCAGAAATTCTACATAAACTTGACCTCCGATATGG AGGAATCTCTTGGTGTGATGAATCTCTTGCTTTGGTGTATGAATCATGGTACAAAACTCGGAAAACAAGAACATGGGTGGTTGCTCCAGACAAGAAAGATGTCAGTCCGTGCATTTTATTTGACAGATCTTCAGAAGATGTGTACTCTGATCCTGGTTCGCCAATGCTGCGAAGAACTGCCATGGGAACATATGTTATTGCAAAGGTTAATAAACAAGATGAAAGTACTTACCTCTTGCTGAATGGAATGGGTGCCACACCAGAAGGAAACGTTCCATTCCTTGACTTGTTTGATAT aaacaCTGGAAGTAAAGAGCGAATATGGGAAAGTGACAAGGAAAAATACTTTGAAACTGTTGTTGCCTTGATGTCAGACAAAATTGATGGGGACCTTCCCCTTGACCAGTTAAAGATACTTACATCAAAAGAATCAAAAACAGAAAATACACAATATTACCTACAAATTTGGCCGGAAAAGAAGCAAGTTCAGATTACAAATTTTCCCCACCCATACCCCCAGCTTGCTTCATTGTATAAGGAAATGATAAGGTACCAGCGCAAAGATGGGGTTCAACTTACAGCAAAGTTGTATCTACCTCCAGGTTATGATCAATCAAAAGATGGACCTTTGCCATGTTTAGTTTGGTCATACCCTGGTGAGTTTAAAAGCAAAGATGCTGCGGGACAAGTACGTGGTTCCCCTAATGAGTTTTCAGGGATTGGTGCTACATCTCCTCTTCTTTGGTTGGCTAGAGG GTTTGCTATTCTTTCAGGTCCGACAATCCCGATTGTTGGTGAAGGTGATGTAGAGGCGAACGACAG TTATGTGGAACAGCTAGTAACTAGTGCAGAGGCTGCCGTCGAGGAAGTTGTCAGGAGAGGG GTGGTCCATCCTGATAAAATAGCTGTTGGCGGTCATTCGTATGGTGCATTCATGACAGCAAATCTCTTAGCTCATGCTCCTCATCTTTTCTGCTGTGGAATTGCTCGTTCCGGAGCTTACAACAGGACGTTAACTCCATTTGGGTTTCAG AATGAGGACAGAACGCTTTGGGAGGCAACTAACACCTATGTGGAGATGAGCCCTTTCATGTCGGCTAACAAAATCAAGAGACCAATATTACTTATTCATGGGGAGCAAGACAACAATTCTGGAACACTGACAATGCAG TCGGACCGATTCTTCAATGCGTTGAAGGGTCACGGTGTACAGTCTCGTTTGGTAATACTTCCTTTTGAAAGCCATGGGTACTCTGCCAGGGAGAGCATTATGCACGTGCTTTGGGAGTCGGACAGGTGGCTGCAGAAGTACTGTGTAAACGGCACTAGCAAGGCTGATTCAGAGACAGCAGCTGATGGAGAAAGTAAAACATTGGCAGCCAGTGGTGGTGGAGCAGCACCTGAAGGTCTAAGCTCCGACGGATTCTCATCAATCCCACGATCGCTTCTGTGGTAA
- the LOC109750408 gene encoding uncharacterized protein yields MLDIQKRRVQLLLFVAGVLALSMTAEKCRELVGKEAASKSGQFTFMNCFDMGSGSLACAGKEGVKLYVNNLRSAHMENVRQRAIEKALADAVIEGLSPAEAAKLAQKVGAKATKVAARQAKRILGPIISSGWDFFEAMYFGGSMTEGFLRGTGTLFGTYAGGFHGEERLGKLGYLVGSQLGSWVGGRIGLMVYDVINGLNYMLEFVRPEEYRSSSYYDSEEGSEYADNYRSGEGDEPTFSETLEEAQQEEESGGFSLF; encoded by the exons ATGCTCGACATCCAGAAGCGGCGCGTCCAGCTTCTGCTCTTCGTCGCCGGCGTGCTCGCCCTCAGCATGACAG CTGAGAAGTGCAGGGAACTTGTCGGAAAGGAGGCTGCATCAAAGAGCGGGCAGTTCACATTCATGAACTGTTTCGATATGGGGTCAGGCAGCCTTGCATGCGCGGGGAAGGAGGGGGTGAAGCTGTACGTGAACAACCTCCGAAGCGCACACATGGAAAACGTGCGGCAGCGAGCCATCGAGAAAGCATTGGCTGATGCTGTGATAGAAGGCCTGAGTCCCGCTGAGGCAGCCAAGCTAGCTCAAAAGGTCGGGGCAAAAGCGACGAAGGTGGCCGCTCGGCAAGCAAAGAGGATATTGGGGCCGATAATTTCCTCTGGCTGGGACTTCTTCGAGGCAATGTACTTCGGCGGAAGCATGACTGAAGGATTTCTACGGGGCACGGGCACCTTATTCGGAACCTATGCGGGTGGTTTCCATGGCGAGGAGAGGCTGGGAAAGCTTGGCTATCTCGTTGGAAGCCAGCTAGGCAGCTGGGTTGGGGGAAGAATCGGACTGATGGTCTACGATGTCATCAACGGGTTGAACTACATGCTTGAGTTTGTCCGTCCAGAGGAGTACCGATCATCATCTTATTATGACTCAGAAGAGGGCTCAGAGTATGCAGATAACTACAGAAGTGGCGAAGGAGATGAGCCAACATTTAGTGAGACGCTAGAAGAGGCGCAGCAGGAGGAGGAATCGGGGGGTTTCAGCTTGTTCTGA